One genomic region from Bradyrhizobium icense encodes:
- a CDS encoding acetyl-CoA C-acetyltransferase: MPEAYVYDHVRTPRGRGKADGALHEVTALALATVPLQALKERNNLPEDSVDDVILGVVDPVGEAGSDIARFAAIKAGLGESVPGVQISRFCASGLDAVNFAAAQIMAGQHELVIGGGAESMSRVGIGASGGAWPMDPSMAVPAYFMPQGVSADLIATKYGFSRDDVDAYAVQSQQRAAKAWDEGRFNKSVVPVKDVNGLTILAKDEHMRPTTTMQSLAQLQPSFTVVGQMGGFDAVAIQSHPEIERVNYVHHAGNSSGIVDGAGAVLLGSKEAGAKHGLKPRARIRAFANIGSEPAMMLTGPVDVTEKLFERSGMKKSDIDLFELNEAFASVVLRYMQAFEIDNAKINVNGGAIALGHPLGATGAMILGTVLDELERTNKSTALVTLCIGGGMGTATIIERV, translated from the coding sequence ATGCCTGAGGCATATGTCTACGATCACGTTCGCACCCCGCGCGGCCGCGGCAAGGCCGATGGCGCGCTCCACGAGGTCACGGCGCTGGCGCTCGCCACCGTGCCGCTGCAGGCGCTGAAGGAACGCAACAACCTGCCGGAAGATTCCGTCGACGACGTCATCCTCGGCGTGGTCGATCCGGTCGGCGAAGCGGGAAGCGACATCGCGCGCTTCGCGGCGATCAAGGCGGGCCTCGGCGAATCCGTTCCCGGCGTGCAGATCAGCCGCTTCTGCGCCTCCGGCCTCGATGCCGTGAACTTCGCTGCCGCCCAGATCATGGCCGGCCAGCATGAACTCGTGATCGGCGGTGGCGCCGAATCGATGAGCCGCGTCGGCATCGGTGCCTCCGGCGGCGCCTGGCCGATGGATCCCTCGATGGCTGTGCCGGCCTATTTCATGCCGCAGGGCGTCTCGGCCGATCTGATCGCCACCAAATACGGCTTTTCGCGCGACGACGTCGACGCTTACGCCGTGCAGAGCCAGCAGCGGGCCGCCAAGGCCTGGGACGAGGGCCGCTTCAACAAGTCGGTGGTGCCGGTCAAGGACGTCAACGGCCTGACCATCCTCGCCAAGGATGAGCACATGCGCCCGACCACGACCATGCAGTCGCTGGCGCAACTGCAGCCGTCGTTCACGGTGGTCGGGCAGATGGGCGGGTTCGATGCGGTCGCGATCCAGTCACACCCCGAAATCGAGCGCGTCAATTACGTCCACCATGCCGGCAACTCTTCCGGCATCGTCGATGGCGCCGGCGCGGTGCTGCTCGGCAGCAAGGAAGCGGGTGCCAAGCACGGCCTGAAGCCACGCGCAAGAATCCGTGCCTTCGCCAATATCGGCTCGGAGCCCGCGATGATGCTGACCGGTCCGGTCGACGTCACCGAAAAGCTGTTCGAGCGTTCCGGCATGAAGAAGTCGGACATCGACCTGTTCGAGCTCAACGAGGCCTTTGCCTCCGTCGTGCTGCGCTACATGCAGGCATTCGAGATCGACAATGCAAAGATCAACGTCAATGGCGGCGCGATCGCGCTCGGTCATCCGTTAGGGGCGACCGGCGCCATGATCCTCGGCACCGTGCTGGACGAGTTGGAGCGCACCAACAAATCGACCGCGCTGGTGACGCTGTGCATCGGCGGCGGCATGGGGACCGCGACGATCATCGAAAGAGTGTAG
- a CDS encoding acyl-CoA dehydrogenase C-terminal domain-containing protein, with protein sequence MPIYKAPVEDVTFLLNDVFQIDRYDNLPGFTDASADVREAILGEAAKLSEEVLQPLNRVGDLEGCKRHDDGSVTTPKGFKEAFKQVAEGGWLGLSAPAEYGGQGLPVTLSQVVTEFQSAANMAFSMYGGLTMGATAALLVHGKPEQKKMFVPKMVAGEWTGTMNLTEPQCGTDLGLLRTKAAKQADGSYKIAGTKIFISSGEHDLAENIIHLVLARIEGAPAGIKGVSLFVVPKVLVNADGSLGQRNGVSCGSIEHKMGIHGNSTCVMNYDNATGWLIGEENKGMQGMFVMMNEARLGVAVQGLAQSEVAYQNAVQYARERLQGRSLTGAKEPEKPADPIIVHPDVRRVLLTIRAFNEAARAMVVWTALKSDVAHRSSDPKDREAADDHMGLMTPVMKGVMTDVGFSNAVLAQQMYGGHGYIAEHGMEQFVRDARIAMLYEGANGIQALDLVGRKLPRNGGRAAMAFFAEVAGFAKEHGGDEAMKPFVTPLSTALGHLQQATGWLMQNALAKPDNAGAAATDYMQLFGHVAFAYMWARMAKVAQDKIAADGATPYLTTKLVTGRFFMERMLPETHVHLARIQSGCATTMELAAEAF encoded by the coding sequence ATGCCGATCTACAAAGCCCCCGTGGAAGACGTCACCTTCCTGCTCAACGACGTGTTCCAGATCGATCGCTACGACAATCTGCCCGGTTTCACCGACGCCTCCGCCGATGTGCGCGAGGCGATTTTGGGCGAGGCCGCAAAACTTTCCGAAGAGGTGCTGCAGCCGCTCAACCGTGTCGGCGATCTCGAAGGCTGCAAGCGGCATGACGATGGTTCGGTAACGACGCCGAAAGGTTTCAAGGAAGCCTTCAAACAGGTGGCCGAAGGCGGCTGGCTCGGGCTGTCGGCACCCGCGGAATATGGCGGGCAGGGGCTGCCGGTGACGCTGAGCCAGGTCGTCACCGAATTCCAGAGCGCGGCGAACATGGCGTTCTCGATGTATGGCGGCCTGACCATGGGCGCGACCGCGGCGCTGCTGGTGCACGGCAAGCCCGAACAAAAGAAGATGTTCGTGCCGAAGATGGTGGCGGGCGAGTGGACCGGCACCATGAACCTCACCGAGCCGCAATGCGGCACGGATCTCGGCCTGTTGCGCACCAAGGCGGCAAAGCAGGCCGACGGCAGCTACAAGATCGCGGGCACCAAGATCTTCATCTCGTCAGGCGAGCATGACCTTGCCGAGAACATCATCCATCTGGTGCTGGCGCGCATCGAAGGCGCGCCCGCCGGCATCAAGGGCGTGTCGCTGTTCGTGGTGCCGAAGGTGCTGGTCAATGCCGACGGTTCGCTGGGACAGCGCAACGGCGTGTCCTGCGGCTCGATCGAGCACAAGATGGGCATCCACGGCAATTCCACGTGCGTGATGAACTACGACAACGCCACCGGCTGGCTGATCGGCGAAGAGAACAAGGGCATGCAAGGCATGTTCGTGATGATGAACGAGGCCCGCCTCGGCGTCGCCGTGCAGGGGCTGGCGCAGTCCGAAGTCGCCTATCAGAACGCCGTGCAGTACGCGCGCGAGCGCCTGCAGGGCCGCTCGCTCACCGGCGCCAAGGAGCCTGAGAAACCGGCCGATCCGATCATCGTGCATCCGGATGTTCGCCGCGTGCTGCTCACCATCCGCGCCTTCAACGAGGCGGCGCGCGCCATGGTGGTGTGGACCGCGCTGAAGAGCGATGTCGCCCACCGCTCTTCCGATCCGAAGGACCGGGAGGCTGCCGACGACCATATGGGCCTGATGACCCCGGTCATGAAGGGCGTGATGACCGACGTCGGATTTTCCAACGCGGTGCTGGCGCAGCAGATGTATGGCGGCCATGGCTATATCGCCGAGCACGGCATGGAGCAGTTCGTGCGCGATGCGCGCATCGCCATGCTCTATGAGGGTGCCAACGGCATCCAGGCGCTCGATCTGGTCGGCCGCAAGCTGCCGCGGAACGGCGGCCGCGCCGCGATGGCGTTCTTTGCCGAGGTCGCAGGCTTCGCCAAGGAGCACGGCGGCGACGAGGCGATGAAGCCGTTCGTCACCCCGCTCTCGACCGCGCTCGGCCATTTGCAGCAGGCCACCGGCTGGCTGATGCAGAACGCGCTTGCGAAGCCCGACAATGCCGGCGCCGCCGCCACCGACTACATGCAATTGTTCGGTCACGTCGCCTTCGCCTACATGTGGGCGCGGATGGCCAAGGTGGCGCAGGACAAGATTGCGGCCGATGGCGCAACCCCCTATCTGACGACCAAGCTGGTGACCGGCCGCTTCTTCATGGAGCGGATGCTGCCGGAAACCCACGTGCATCTCGCGCGCATCCAGTCCGGTTGCGCGACCACCATGGAATTGGCGGCGGAAGCGTTCTGA
- a CDS encoding nuclear transport factor 2 family protein has protein sequence MTMSGLDKWYGYMKSHDTAALWDLLHPDAVFESPVVHTPQRGRDITFKYLASAEKVLGGPGFKYTGEWRSPNGAVLEFENEIEGIKINGVDIITFSDDGKITHFKVMVRPLKGINLLHRLMGEQLAKQ, from the coding sequence ATGACCATGAGCGGCCTCGACAAGTGGTACGGCTACATGAAGTCCCATGACACGGCGGCGTTGTGGGACTTGTTACACCCGGACGCGGTGTTCGAAAGCCCCGTCGTGCACACGCCGCAGCGCGGGCGTGACATCACCTTCAAATATCTGGCGAGCGCCGAGAAGGTGCTGGGCGGCCCCGGCTTCAAATACACAGGCGAATGGCGCAGCCCGAACGGCGCGGTCCTCGAATTCGAAAATGAGATTGAGGGCATCAAGATCAACGGCGTCGACATCATCACGTTCAGCGATGACGGTAAGATCACGCACTTCAAGGTGATGGTGCGTCCGCTGAAGGGAATCAATCTGCTGCACCGCTTGATGGGGGAGCAACTCGCCAAGCAGTGA
- a CDS encoding PadR family transcriptional regulator yields MALGDAILACLTERPMTGYELAKTFDNSIGFFWKADHQQIYRELTKLRDRGHIQGREVVQSGKPNKLVYTLTPEGRAALRHWAARPSVPASIKDDLLVRLYALDSVDIEPLRTDLMARLEHHRDRFARYERLLNKRFPDGTAPPADVGKLLGLRIGLAHERAVAEWCEEAIEALSALSSGVERSNVVQIEDNKRENNA; encoded by the coding sequence TTGGCGCTTGGTGACGCGATCCTCGCCTGCCTGACCGAACGTCCGATGACGGGCTATGAGCTCGCCAAGACGTTCGACAACTCCATTGGATTCTTCTGGAAGGCCGACCACCAGCAAATTTATCGGGAGCTCACCAAGCTTCGCGACCGCGGCCACATCCAGGGCCGCGAGGTGGTGCAGTCCGGCAAGCCCAACAAGCTGGTTTACACGCTCACGCCCGAGGGCCGCGCCGCGCTCCGGCACTGGGCTGCGCGGCCGAGCGTTCCGGCATCGATCAAGGACGACCTCTTGGTGCGGCTCTATGCGCTCGATAGTGTCGACATTGAACCGTTGCGCACCGACCTGATGGCGCGGCTGGAACATCACCGCGACCGTTTCGCTCGCTACGAGCGCCTGCTCAACAAGCGATTCCCCGACGGCACGGCGCCGCCGGCCGACGTCGGCAAATTGCTCGGCCTTCGCATCGGCCTCGCCCACGAGCGCGCCGTGGCGGAGTGGTGCGAAGAGGCGATCGAGGCGCTGTCGGCCCTGTCTTCCGGCGTGGAGCGGAGCAATGTCGTGCAGATCGAGGACAACAAGCGCGAAAACAACGCCTAG
- a CDS encoding tetratricopeptide repeat protein, protein MNSRVSWSVDGIDPSVRDRAEAAARRAGMSLNDWLNSTIGEPAPPNFGAASGQRPATPGRQIPDVADIHQRLDSITKQIEQISRPAARGEAAHGEPTVARQLNDAISRLDARLSQISNPVPARQAQMQERQRQTDLVERAAAQVYRPAPPLRPASMDFAIAEIAARQNELDTPPPRQMPPRNAAPTASAAQSHSAQPTTQPAPAGPDFSSLERHLIKITSQIEALQRPDHIEQSIAAFRSELAEIRQAITEAVPRREIESLENEIRSLSRRIDDSRHNGTDGQMLANIESALGEIREALRSLTPAEQLTGYDEAIRNLGAKLDLILRSNDDPSTVQQLESAIAALRGIVSNVASNDALARLADDVHTLSAKVDQLSRFDGNSDAFGLLEQRLAALTSTLESRQPPAAGENSEYVENALRSLSERLDRIPVGNDNASAFAHLEQRVSYLLERLEASNDRSAAPPIDLGRVEEGLHDILRSLERQHASLVALADSNRNSGGAAAPMDTGIVDLVKRELSDIRFSQSETDRRTQDSLETVHNTLGHVVDRLSMIEGDLRGVRGAAPATSAAPPAAAEMSEEAPRPTTPLMTYAQQTRPELPNPAALQGNAPEPFAAAPREFHAVQPAAPVAAPLLPPRAISEILEPHASAPRTAIAPELPPDHPLEPGTRPPARMSSPSERIAASENAISEIAPPPKEPVSSSSFIAAARRAAQAAAAAPPPEKAGRSATKAAAKDKGGDKAKAGDKNAANISSKIRSLLVGASVVVIVLGTFKMAMTLLDTGSALQLPMMEQRSEPAPPAQAPAPAESSARPAPAMPAPQAPSMISPTPVEKQSNNSSAPNMLDSARVAAPPQAAASPVTASDITGAIQAMPASGAKLAMIAVPPSERLPDGIGGPVLRAAALKGDPTAAYEVGVRFAEGRGVASNLDEAAKWYDRAAQAGVVPALFRLGTFYEKGLSVKKDVDIAQRYYLQAAERGSAKAMHNLAVLDADGGGKGANYKSASIWFRKAADRGVADSQFNLGILYARGIGVEQNLAESFKWFSLAAAQGDADAGRKRDDVAKRLDAQSLAAARLAIQTFTVEPQPEDAVNVASPAGGWDSAPATAKPAAKPAASKRTVAVQ, encoded by the coding sequence ATGAATTCGCGCGTATCGTGGAGTGTTGACGGCATCGATCCATCGGTCCGCGACAGGGCCGAGGCGGCAGCGCGCCGTGCCGGCATGTCGTTGAACGACTGGCTCAATTCCACCATCGGCGAACCGGCCCCGCCCAATTTCGGCGCGGCTTCCGGTCAGCGGCCGGCGACGCCGGGCCGGCAGATCCCCGACGTGGCCGATATTCACCAGCGGCTGGATTCGATCACCAAACAGATCGAGCAGATTTCGCGTCCCGCGGCCCGCGGCGAGGCTGCCCATGGCGAGCCGACGGTGGCCCGCCAGCTCAACGACGCTATTTCGCGCCTCGACGCGCGGCTGTCGCAGATTTCGAATCCCGTGCCGGCGCGTCAGGCCCAGATGCAGGAGAGGCAGCGGCAGACCGATTTGGTGGAGCGTGCCGCGGCCCAGGTCTATCGCCCCGCGCCGCCGCTCAGGCCGGCCTCGATGGACTTTGCGATCGCCGAAATCGCCGCGCGCCAGAACGAACTCGACACGCCGCCGCCGCGCCAGATGCCGCCGCGCAACGCCGCGCCGACGGCCTCGGCCGCACAGTCCCATTCCGCGCAGCCCACAACGCAGCCCGCGCCTGCAGGGCCGGACTTTTCTTCGCTCGAACGGCACCTGATCAAGATCACGAGCCAGATCGAGGCGCTGCAGCGCCCCGACCACATCGAGCAGTCGATTGCGGCGTTCCGCAGCGAGCTCGCCGAAATCCGTCAGGCCATCACCGAGGCGGTGCCGCGCCGGGAGATCGAATCGCTTGAAAACGAAATCCGCTCGCTGTCCCGCCGCATCGACGACAGCCGCCACAACGGCACTGACGGCCAGATGCTGGCCAACATCGAGAGCGCGCTCGGCGAAATCCGCGAAGCGTTGCGCTCGCTGACACCGGCCGAGCAACTCACCGGCTACGACGAGGCGATCCGCAACCTCGGCGCCAAGCTCGACCTGATCCTGCGCTCGAACGACGATCCGTCGACGGTGCAGCAGCTCGAGAGCGCGATCGCAGCGCTGCGCGGAATTGTGTCCAACGTCGCCTCCAACGACGCGCTGGCCCGTCTCGCCGATGACGTCCACACGTTGTCGGCCAAGGTCGACCAGCTTTCCCGCTTTGACGGCAACAGCGATGCCTTCGGCCTTCTCGAGCAGCGCCTGGCCGCGCTGACCTCGACGCTGGAATCCCGCCAGCCGCCGGCCGCGGGCGAGAATTCGGAATATGTCGAAAACGCGCTGCGCTCGCTGTCGGAGCGGCTCGACCGCATTCCGGTCGGCAACGACAATGCGTCGGCGTTTGCCCATCTCGAACAGCGCGTCTCGTATCTCTTGGAGCGCCTCGAAGCCTCCAACGATCGTTCCGCCGCGCCACCCATCGACCTCGGACGGGTCGAGGAAGGCTTGCACGACATTCTGCGTTCTCTCGAACGTCAGCACGCCAGCCTCGTCGCACTCGCCGATTCCAACCGCAATTCCGGCGGTGCAGCAGCGCCGATGGACACCGGCATCGTCGATCTGGTGAAGCGCGAACTGTCCGACATCCGCTTCAGCCAGTCGGAAACCGACCGCCGCACCCAGGATTCGCTGGAGACGGTTCACAACACGCTCGGCCATGTAGTCGATCGCCTGTCCATGATCGAAGGCGATCTGCGCGGCGTACGCGGCGCGGCACCGGCTACGTCCGCGGCTCCGCCTGCAGCGGCCGAAATGAGCGAGGAAGCGCCCCGCCCCACGACGCCGCTGATGACCTATGCGCAGCAAACGAGGCCGGAACTGCCGAACCCTGCCGCGCTGCAGGGGAATGCTCCGGAGCCCTTTGCTGCCGCCCCGCGCGAATTCCACGCCGTGCAGCCGGCCGCGCCGGTCGCCGCCCCGCTATTGCCGCCGCGCGCGATCAGCGAAATTTTGGAGCCGCATGCATCAGCGCCGCGCACCGCGATCGCGCCGGAATTGCCGCCGGATCATCCGCTTGAGCCGGGCACGCGGCCGCCCGCGCGCATGTCGTCGCCGTCGGAACGGATCGCCGCTTCCGAAAACGCCATCAGCGAGATTGCTCCCCCGCCCAAGGAGCCGGTCAGCTCGTCAAGCTTCATTGCCGCGGCGCGCCGCGCCGCGCAGGCCGCTGCCGCCGCGCCCCCGCCAGAGAAAGCCGGACGTTCGGCTACGAAGGCCGCAGCGAAGGACAAGGGCGGCGACAAGGCCAAGGCCGGCGACAAGAACGCCGCGAACATTTCCTCCAAAATCCGCTCGCTGCTGGTCGGCGCGAGCGTGGTCGTGATCGTGCTCGGCACCTTCAAGATGGCGATGACGCTGCTGGATACCGGCAGCGCGCTGCAACTGCCGATGATGGAACAGCGCAGCGAGCCGGCTCCACCGGCGCAGGCCCCCGCGCCCGCTGAGAGCAGCGCAAGGCCCGCGCCCGCAATGCCCGCGCCGCAGGCGCCCTCGATGATCTCGCCAACGCCGGTCGAGAAGCAGTCGAACAATTCTTCCGCACCCAACATGCTGGACAGCGCGCGGGTCGCGGCTCCGCCGCAGGCCGCGGCATCTCCGGTTACGGCCAGCGATATCACCGGCGCGATCCAGGCGATGCCGGCCAGCGGCGCCAAGCTTGCGATGATCGCGGTGCCGCCGAGCGAGCGGCTGCCCGACGGCATCGGCGGGCCGGTTTTGCGCGCCGCCGCGCTGAAGGGCGACCCGACCGCGGCTTACGAGGTCGGCGTGCGCTTTGCCGAAGGCAGGGGCGTCGCCTCGAACCTTGACGAGGCCGCCAAATGGTACGACCGCGCGGCGCAGGCCGGCGTGGTGCCCGCGCTGTTCCGGCTCGGCACCTTCTACGAGAAGGGCCTGAGCGTGAAGAAGGACGTCGATATAGCACAGCGTTACTATTTGCAGGCGGCCGAGCGCGGCAGCGCCAAGGCGATGCATAATCTGGCCGTGCTCGACGCCGACGGCGGCGGCAAGGGCGCCAACTACAAGAGCGCGTCGATCTGGTTCCGCAAAGCCGCCGATCGCGGCGTCGCCGACAGCCAGTTCAACCTCGGCATCCTCTATGCCCGCGGCATCGGTGTCGAACAGAACCTCGCCGAATCCTTCAAATGGTTCAGCCTCGCCGCCGCCCAGGGCGACGCGGACGCCGGCCGCAAGCGCGACGATGTTGCGAAGCGCCTCGACGCCCAGTCGCTGGCCGCCGCGAGACTCGCGATCCAGACCTTCACGGTGGAGCCGCAGCCCGAAGACGCCGTCAACGTAGCGTCTCCCGCCGGCGGCTGGGATTCCGCGCCGGCCACCGCCAAGCCAGCCGCCAAGCCGGCGGCTTCCAAGCGCACCGTCGCCGTTCAGTAA
- a CDS encoding sulfite exporter TauE/SafE family protein, with the protein MQLYLPIADIPVNVFLILAMGAAVGFVSGMFGIGGGFLMTPLLIFVGIAPAVAVASVASHIAASSFSGAISYWRRRAIDPVLAVVLLSGGSLGTALGVWTFTLLRSLGQLDLMIATSYVILLTTVGGLMFWEGLRALLRARHGGPVTTRRPGSHVWIHGLPLKMRFKRSKIYLSVIPVVAIGLIIGFIGAVMGIGGGFILVPLLIYVLRVPTSTVIGTSMVLTLVTMVFATMLHAVTNHLVDAVLALILMVGGVTGAQFGARAGQKIRGEHLRLLLGLLVLAVGIRFAVELVIRPEDLFTVRETGVTG; encoded by the coding sequence GTGCAGCTCTACCTCCCGATCGCCGACATTCCGGTCAATGTCTTCCTCATCCTGGCGATGGGCGCGGCGGTAGGGTTCGTCTCCGGCATGTTCGGGATCGGCGGCGGCTTCCTGATGACGCCGCTGTTGATCTTTGTCGGTATTGCGCCCGCGGTTGCCGTCGCCTCCGTCGCCAGCCACATCGCGGCATCCTCGTTCTCCGGCGCGATATCCTATTGGCGGCGGCGCGCCATCGATCCGGTCCTGGCGGTGGTGCTGCTGAGCGGCGGCAGTTTGGGCACGGCGCTGGGGGTGTGGACCTTCACGCTGCTGCGCTCCCTCGGTCAGCTCGATCTTATGATCGCGACGTCCTACGTGATCCTGCTGACCACCGTCGGCGGCCTGATGTTCTGGGAAGGCCTGCGGGCGCTGCTGAGGGCCCGCCACGGCGGTCCGGTCACCACGCGCCGCCCGGGCAGCCATGTCTGGATCCATGGCCTGCCGCTGAAGATGCGCTTCAAGCGCTCCAAGATCTATCTCTCCGTCATTCCCGTCGTCGCGATCGGCCTGATTATCGGCTTCATCGGCGCCGTGATGGGCATCGGCGGCGGCTTCATCCTGGTGCCGCTGTTGATTTACGTGCTGCGGGTGCCGACCTCGACCGTGATCGGGACCTCGATGGTGCTCACCCTCGTCACGATGGTGTTCGCCACCATGCTGCACGCCGTGACGAATCATCTCGTCGATGCGGTGCTGGCGCTGATCCTGATGGTCGGCGGCGTCACCGGCGCCCAGTTTGGCGCCCGCGCGGGGCAGAAGATCCGCGGCGAACATTTGCGGCTCCTGCTCGGGCTGCTGGTTCTCGCCGTCGGCATTCGTTTCGCCGTTGAACTGGTGATCCGGCCCGAGGACCTCTTCACCGTGCGGGAAACAGGAGTGACGGGATGA
- a CDS encoding TIGR02186 family protein, translated as MTARLTRTLGWLVLGAVLAASPVRAERLIVSVSNHRVTVTPNYSGEELVLFGSVEKDASTPANRSYDLVVTVAGPRADMVTRRKERRFGIWINTDSRQFLKVPTYLALFSNRPFDAIASPEVQRRQQLGLNNVLLTQRVGGDYADVVPDDAFRSAFVRLRKQHGLYREETSAVTFLTPTLFRTGIPLPAEVPIGTYTVEIKLFAEGALVAKTDTAFEIVKVGFEQFVATAARQNGFAYGLVTAFMALMTGWMASIVFRKD; from the coding sequence ATGACCGCGCGCCTCACCCGCACACTCGGATGGCTGGTGTTGGGCGCGGTGCTCGCGGCGTCGCCGGTTCGGGCCGAACGGCTGATCGTGTCGGTGTCGAATCACCGCGTCACCGTGACGCCGAACTATTCGGGCGAGGAACTGGTGCTGTTCGGCTCGGTGGAGAAGGATGCTTCGACACCGGCCAACCGCAGCTACGATCTGGTGGTGACGGTTGCCGGCCCGCGCGCCGACATGGTGACGCGGCGCAAGGAGCGCCGGTTCGGGATCTGGATCAACACCGACTCCCGGCAGTTCCTCAAAGTGCCGACCTACCTGGCGCTGTTTTCCAACCGTCCGTTCGACGCCATCGCCTCGCCCGAGGTGCAGCGGCGGCAGCAGCTCGGGCTCAACAACGTGTTGCTGACCCAGCGTGTCGGCGGCGACTACGCCGACGTCGTGCCTGACGACGCATTCCGCAGCGCCTTCGTGCGGCTGCGCAAGCAGCACGGCCTCTATCGCGAGGAGACCTCGGCGGTGACATTCCTGACGCCGACGCTGTTCCGCACCGGAATTCCTCTGCCTGCGGAAGTGCCGATCGGCACCTATACGGTCGAGATCAAGCTGTTCGCCGAAGGCGCGCTGGTGGCCAAGACGGACACTGCGTTCGAAATCGTAAAAGTCGGCTTCGAGCAATTCGTCGCCACCGCCGCACGACAAAATGGATTTGCCTACGGGTTAGTCACTGCCTTCATGGCGCTGATGACGGGATGGATGGCGTCGATCGTGTTCCGGAAGGATTGA